A single Caldanaerobius fijiensis DSM 17918 DNA region contains:
- a CDS encoding endonuclease III domain-containing protein has translation MKKELLHIYDRLYRYFGPQHWWPAESEFEVVVGAILTQSVSWKNVETAIQNLKKEGILTIQGIADVDKGRLAELIKSTLYYNQKAEKLKRFCNHLKENYGCNIFKLFNKEMYDLRAELLSIKGIGKETADSIILYAAKKPIFVVDAYTRRIFHRLGYFREDEDYQSMQDFFMGNLPPDVDMFNEYHALIVAEGKDFCTSRKPKCNACPLSDICKYWRK, from the coding sequence ATGAAGAAAGAGCTACTACACATATACGATAGATTATATAGGTACTTTGGGCCACAGCATTGGTGGCCTGCGGAATCAGAATTTGAGGTTGTCGTGGGAGCCATATTAACACAAAGCGTTTCTTGGAAAAACGTCGAAACTGCCATACAGAATTTAAAAAAAGAAGGTATATTGACGATACAAGGAATCGCAGATGTGGATAAGGGAAGGTTAGCTGAGCTAATAAAATCCACGTTGTATTACAACCAAAAGGCAGAAAAACTTAAAAGGTTTTGCAACCATCTAAAAGAAAATTACGGCTGCAATATATTTAAACTTTTTAATAAAGAAATGTATGATTTAAGGGCGGAATTGCTAAGTATAAAAGGTATCGGAAAAGAAACTGCGGATTCCATAATTTTATATGCTGCCAAAAAGCCTATATTTGTGGTGGATGCCTATACAAGGAGGATTTTTCATCGGCTGGGTTATTTTAGGGAAGATGAGGATTATCAGAGTATGCAGGACTTTTTTATGGGAAATCTGCCGCCTGATGTGGATATGTTCAACGAATACCATGCATTGATAGTGGCAGAGGGGAAAGACTTTTGCACTTCCAGAAAGCCTAAGTGTAACGCTTGCCCTTTGAGTGATATATGCAAATACTGGCGCAAGTAG
- a CDS encoding GNAT family N-acetyltransferase, protein MPDMLVKLYDLPDLAPALQRQKEQGIEIRRAIAPEKHVVVNWVRKTFGEGWASECEVAFSNHPVSCYIAVKEGNIIGFGCYDATYKDFFGPTGVEESWRGKGIGKAILLACLHAMANEGYGYAIIGGAGPVDFYSRCVGAVIIEGSVPGIYRGMLKL, encoded by the coding sequence ATGCCGGATATGCTGGTAAAATTGTACGATCTTCCGGATCTGGCTCCCGCTCTACAAAGACAAAAGGAGCAGGGAATTGAGATTCGAAGGGCTATCGCTCCTGAAAAGCACGTTGTTGTGAACTGGGTCCGTAAAACCTTTGGAGAAGGATGGGCCAGCGAGTGCGAAGTGGCATTTTCTAATCATCCGGTCTCATGTTACATAGCGGTAAAGGAAGGTAACATCATAGGTTTTGGTTGTTATGATGCTACATATAAGGATTTTTTTGGTCCCACAGGTGTGGAGGAGTCCTGGCGAGGCAAGGGGATTGGTAAAGCTATATTGCTGGCTTGCTTGCACGCTATGGCTAATGAAGGTTACGGTTATGCCATAATAGGTGGCGCTGGACCTGTGGATTTTTATTCCAGATGTGTTGGAGCTGTGATTATAGAGGGATCAGTTCCAGGGATATATAGAGGCATGTTGAAGCTTTAA